From Pieris rapae chromosome 3, ilPieRapa1.1, whole genome shotgun sequence, a single genomic window includes:
- the LOC111001467 gene encoding U1 small nuclear ribonucleoprotein 70 kDa isoform X2, translating to MDLSEDSQGEESEPELPQAETRVLRQTSGEDQSSSTDSRDAERPREYGKDRDRDRHRDRDREERRDKRRESPRRDRERSERDRRSPRRDDKYRSDRSERPRRGLLGDRPDDRHPSSDSKMPALMDLKPFGSDGPPRIKSQDARDAVSPRFVDRRERDHDRERDRGRDRDSDRDRERERDYDGRHNRRSEDRRSSGRDRGSERSRSRGHAYPPPHTSNERRSPSSGDYRPSSYKVNKKLEVMEKMGLQIKTPDGSMTTAQQLRAAAGDNPGLPGYCNPGSNPASRILDQVQKRKLLWSNKTKSAEEEAAKWSGARFSQDNDGKQVSKFMRLMGIKDPNAVKGEVPEDADPNKKQEELFEAMQAQYEVARATTHTMRGVGLGFQRGQY from the exons ATGGATCTAAGTGAG GATTCCCAAGGAGAAGAGTCGGAGCCAGAATTGCCGCAGGCTGAGACACGGGTTTTACGACAGACATCTGGAGAGGACCAATCAAGCTCTA CTGACAGTCGAGACGCAGAGCGCCCACGGGAATATGGCAAAGATCGTGACCGTGACCGCCATCGCGACCGTGATCGTGAGGAAAGGCGAGACAAGCGACGCGAATCACCGCGGAGGGATCGGGAACGCTCTGAAAGAGATCGTCGCTCGCCACGCAGAGATGATAAATACAG ATCGGATCGTAGTGAAAGACCACGTCGAGGATTACTTGGCGACAGACCAGATGATAGACACCCGTCTAGTGATAGCAag atgcCAGCATTAATGGATCTTAAACCATTTGGAAGTGACGGGCCGCCCAGGATAAAATCACAAGACGCTCGTGACGCTGTGTCTCCCAG gtTTGTCGATCGTCGGGAACGTGATCATGATCGAGAACGTGACCGTGGACGCGACCGTGACTCTGACCGTGACCGCGAACGAGAACGCGATTACGATGGCAGACACAACAGACGTTCTGAAGATAGAcg GTCATCTGGACGCGATAGAGGCAGCGAGAGGTCTCGATCACGTGGTCACGCCTACCCTCCACCACACac GTCAAATGAACGAAGATCACCATCATCTGGTGACTACAGACCGTCTTCATACAAAGTCAATAAGAAGCTCGAGGTTATGGAAAAAATGg GATTACAAATCAAAACGCCAGATGGTTCTATGACAACAGCGCAGCAGTTACGCGCTGCTGCTGGTGATAATCCAGGTCTTCCGGGGTATTGCAATCCTGGCTCTAATCCTGCCAGCAGGATATTGGACCAG GTACAAAAACGTAAACTTCTCTGGTCAAACAAGACAAAATCTGCAGAAGAAGAAGCTGCTAAATGGAGTGGGGCGCGATTCTCGCAGGACAACGACGGAAAACAAGTGTCCAAGTTTATGAGGCTTATGGGAATTAAGGATCCTA ATGCAGTCAAAGGCGAAGTTCCAGAAGATGCAGACCCTAACAAGAAGCAAGAAGAATTGTTTGAAGCTATGCAAGCACAATATGAAGTGGCTCGAGCAACTACACACACTATGAGAGGAGTGGGTTTAGGTTTTCAACGTGGACAGTATTGA
- the LOC111001467 gene encoding U1 small nuclear ribonucleoprotein 70 kDa isoform X1 codes for MDSLVGYGSDDDIETERYGHQASVGSHRRREDDTNYDQVNMDLSEDSQGEESEPELPQAETRVLRQTSGEDQSSSTDSRDAERPREYGKDRDRDRHRDRDREERRDKRRESPRRDRERSERDRRSPRRDDKYRSDRSERPRRGLLGDRPDDRHPSSDSKMPALMDLKPFGSDGPPRIKSQDARDAVSPRFVDRRERDHDRERDRGRDRDSDRDRERERDYDGRHNRRSEDRRSSGRDRGSERSRSRGHAYPPPHTSNERRSPSSGDYRPSSYKVNKKLEVMEKMGLQIKTPDGSMTTAQQLRAAAGDNPGLPGYCNPGSNPASRILDQVQKRKLLWSNKTKSAEEEAAKWSGARFSQDNDGKQVSKFMRLMGIKDPNAVKGEVPEDADPNKKQEELFEAMQAQYEVARATTHTMRGVGLGFQRGQY; via the exons atggaTTCACTAGTCGGTTACGGTAGCGATGATGACATTGAAACTGAGCGCTATGGACACCAGGCATCG GTGGGGAGCCATCGCAGAAGAGAGGATGACACTAACTATGATCAAGTCAACATGGATCTAAGTGAG GATTCCCAAGGAGAAGAGTCGGAGCCAGAATTGCCGCAGGCTGAGACACGGGTTTTACGACAGACATCTGGAGAGGACCAATCAAGCTCTA CTGACAGTCGAGACGCAGAGCGCCCACGGGAATATGGCAAAGATCGTGACCGTGACCGCCATCGCGACCGTGATCGTGAGGAAAGGCGAGACAAGCGACGCGAATCACCGCGGAGGGATCGGGAACGCTCTGAAAGAGATCGTCGCTCGCCACGCAGAGATGATAAATACAG ATCGGATCGTAGTGAAAGACCACGTCGAGGATTACTTGGCGACAGACCAGATGATAGACACCCGTCTAGTGATAGCAag atgcCAGCATTAATGGATCTTAAACCATTTGGAAGTGACGGGCCGCCCAGGATAAAATCACAAGACGCTCGTGACGCTGTGTCTCCCAG gtTTGTCGATCGTCGGGAACGTGATCATGATCGAGAACGTGACCGTGGACGCGACCGTGACTCTGACCGTGACCGCGAACGAGAACGCGATTACGATGGCAGACACAACAGACGTTCTGAAGATAGAcg GTCATCTGGACGCGATAGAGGCAGCGAGAGGTCTCGATCACGTGGTCACGCCTACCCTCCACCACACac GTCAAATGAACGAAGATCACCATCATCTGGTGACTACAGACCGTCTTCATACAAAGTCAATAAGAAGCTCGAGGTTATGGAAAAAATGg GATTACAAATCAAAACGCCAGATGGTTCTATGACAACAGCGCAGCAGTTACGCGCTGCTGCTGGTGATAATCCAGGTCTTCCGGGGTATTGCAATCCTGGCTCTAATCCTGCCAGCAGGATATTGGACCAG GTACAAAAACGTAAACTTCTCTGGTCAAACAAGACAAAATCTGCAGAAGAAGAAGCTGCTAAATGGAGTGGGGCGCGATTCTCGCAGGACAACGACGGAAAACAAGTGTCCAAGTTTATGAGGCTTATGGGAATTAAGGATCCTA ATGCAGTCAAAGGCGAAGTTCCAGAAGATGCAGACCCTAACAAGAAGCAAGAAGAATTGTTTGAAGCTATGCAAGCACAATATGAAGTGGCTCGAGCAACTACACACACTATGAGAGGAGTGGGTTTAGGTTTTCAACGTGGACAGTATTGA